DNA from Deinococcus cellulosilyticus NBRC 106333 = KACC 11606:
CCGGGGATGTGGTTGTCAGGTACGGCGGAGAAGAATTCCTGTGCATTCTCCCAGATGCCTCACTTGATGACGCTTGCACCCTCGCTGAACGCCTGCGCCAGATGGTGGCCTGTGCTCCGGTGGTGGAGGATGGCCATTCCCAGTGGGTCACGGTGTCCATCGGGGTGACGGTTTTTGATGCGCAAGAAGAGCTTCAAACGGCCATTGAACGGGCAGATCAGGCCATGTATCAGGCCAAAGGCTCAGGACGCAATCGGGTGAAGGTCCTTTCCCCAACAGCAAGAAAACCCCTCAGGACAGTTCCTCCTGCAATGTCCTGAAGGTTGCACGGTTGCGCCCGGCATGTTTGCTCTCATAGAGGGCCTCGTCGGCCTTTTTGATCAGGGAGTGGGGAGTCACGTCATCATGGTCTTGCACGATGGCACTGATCACCCCGATGCTGAGGGTGACGTGTGAGGCCACTTTTGAGAATGCATGCGGCAGATTGAGCAGATGCAGCTCATTTTGCATGCGCTGAACCAGCAACTCTGCCTGCTCGGGTCCGGTGTTGGGGAGCACCATGGCGAATTCCTCTCCCCCATAGCGGGCCACCACATCTCCTGCCCGCCTGAACATGGCTTTCAGCATGGCCCCCACCTGCCTGAGGCACTGGTCCCCTTCCGGGTGGCCGTAGTTGTCGTTGTACAGCTTGAAAAAATCGATGTCACAGAGGATCAGGGTGAGGTACTGGTTGCTGCGCCGGGCCCGGCGGATCTCCAGGGCAAACAGCTCATCGAAGTGACGGCGGTTGGAAAGTCCGGTCAGACCGTCCTGGGTGGCCAGACGGGTCAGCATCTCGTTGGCCTCTGCGAGTTCTCGGGTGCGTTCGAGGATGCGCTGCTCCAGCACTGCATTGGCTTCTCTGAGTTGCTCGGCCTGCAGGGCATTTTCGGCGTAAAGGCGGGCATTGGAGAGGGTGAGGCCCGCGCGGTCTGCCAGGTTCTGCAGGAGGGTCTGGTCCTCGGTGGTGTAGGGCCGATCCTGCTCCAAACGCATCAGGGTGATGGCTCCTGTGACCCGCCCATGCACCCGCATGGGCACGGACATGGCCGCATACACTTCATGGGTGTCAAAAAATGGAGCCAGTTCCTGCTTGAAACGGTAACGGTTCTGGCTGGCCACCATGTTGTTGAGCACCACTGCTTCACCTGAGCGGAAAACCTCTCCACTGAGCCCGGTGTTCACGCTCAGCAGGCGGTCTCCCATCAGGAATTGCACCTGCTCACGCACTCGGGGATCTTCATGGTACACGGCTGCAAGGTGAGTGAATCCTGGTTTTTCAGAGAGTTGCACAACCATGCACATGTCCCCGATCAGGCGCACCAGATTACGGGTGATGGCCCCCAGGGCAGCATCTGGAACAAGCCCCACATCGGCGAGTTCCCGGGACACCCGATCCAGAATCTCCATGCGGTACAGGCGCTCGGTCCTTTCTTGCTCCACCCTTTTTTGCTCGGAGATGTCCATGGTCGCCCCGATCATGCGGGCAGGGTTGCCCTGCGGGTCTCGCAGAACCACACCCCGGTCGTACACGTCGGCATAACTGCCGTCTGCTTTGCGCATCCGGTACTGCTGGGACCAGATGGGACCCGATCCTGCAATGGCAAAACGAAGGCTGCGACGAACCTCTTCACGGTCCTCTGGATGCACCAGGTTTTCCCAGTGGTCCACGTGGGCAGGTGCCTCCCTGTGTCCGAACACGACTGAAAAGTTATCGTTCCACCACAGGGTGTCGGTCTGCAGGTTCCATTCCCACATCACATCGCTGGTGACCCGTGAGACAATCTCGAAACGTTCATGGCTTTCCCGCAGGTCTTTTTCGGACTGCATGCGCACGGTCACATCCCGCAGGAACATGATCACACTGTCTTCGTTTAAGGAAACCACCCTGGACTCAAAGGTGCGCAGCCCGTGGGCGGGATGGCGGAATTCCATTTCATAGGTCTGCATGCCATATCCCGAGCGCGCCCAGCTGATCGCCTGCATGGTCTGGTCGATGCTTTTTGAGGTGAGCATTTCATGGATGCGTTTGCGCAAAAGGGCTTCTGGTCTGGAGGGCCAGTTGGCCTGTTCTCCGATGCTCACATCCAGAATCATGCCTTCAGGCGAAAGACGAAAAACAATGTCTGGGAGGGCTTCCAGAATGGCACGGTTTCGGGCCTCTGAGGTTTCAAACGCCCGAATGGACTTCTCTTTCTGTTGTGAAGCCACTTTCACGGCTTCCTCGGCCCGGTGAAACAGCAGCAGCATGGCCCTTTGCAATATGACTGCTGTCAGGAGAATCACAATCTCGGTCAGCCAGATGGATGCAGGAGGATGGCGGAATTCAAAATGCAGCACCTTCAACTGCTGCAACACCAGCACGGTCAGGACACCGCCCAGAGCCAGGCCCGTGTACCAGACTGCAGCTTTCCTGCCCAGCAGGGCGAAGCTTCCACCAATCAAAAGCACCCACGCTCCCAGCAAGGGCGAGAACACCCCTGTGGTGCTCGCCATGAACACCAGCAGCATCAGGCCCATGCCACCAAGCGCAATGACACTGGTCCAGAAAAGCGGGGCTTTCTTGTTCTGCAGGTAGACCACAGCACTGAGGGCACCGAGCAGGAGCATTCCAGCAAACCACAACCATGAGGTGTAGGAGTCGTAGATGAATTGCAGGGCCCCGAGCGCCGCAATCACTTCAAAGAGCAGGACCACCATCCACGGGGACAGTCTGGGCTGGGCGGGGGTTGCGGGAATGGCCATGCGCAAGATCACCTGACTCCTGGGAATAAAAGGCGGCTGGACACAGAGGAAAGGGCCAGGGTTGGAAACGTCAATCTGGTGATCCCAATTGTAACCTGTCAGGTGCAGTTTGTTCTTCATGCATCGGGGGAATCCCTTACACAGCTGGTCCAACTGGTCCCACTGCTCCCTGAAACACCATGTGAACTGGGCCAGAAGAACATTCTTCTGGCCCAGGAAATGCAGTCACCTCAGGTTCAGCCCGGGACCCAGCCTTGAGGGGTCCTGATCTGTTCGTTTCAGTGGATCAGGGTGTTTTCGTTCAAATGGGATTGCCATAGATGATGTTGAAGCCCAGTCGATACTGTCTGAGGTCCTGTGTCGAGGTCACCAGAAGCCTGAATTTGTAGGACGACGCTGGATCGGAAACCACGGTGGAGCCTGGAGCAGGAAGCATCCAGTAATCCCTGACCTTCAGGACACCAGAGCTGTAGCTCATGATGGCCCAGGCGGGAACCACATAGGTGGCCTGTGGTTGCACCTGCACTTCTTCGGTGGTGGACAGGGAGGAGGGGGTCTGGCTGCAGGCAGCAAGGGCCAGGGGGAGCAGAATCAGGCCGAGCATCAACTTCAGTTTTTTCATCAACAGTACCTCTTTGGCTCCCGTCTTGTGGAAGGGGGAGGGAGTGGGTGATTCAAAAGCTGCGATGGGGATGCATTTCAGCTGAAACAGTTTTAAGCGCTTAAATTTAAGCTATCAAATTTGTAACAATTCTGTCAAGATGCATCGGCTGGATGGTGCCCGATCTTGTGCCTGCTGTACAATTGCATGGTTCGACTTTTTGCTTACAGAACACAAAAAGAGAGATTTGGCCTGGCTCGCAAGAAACAGAATCTGAAGCGGCAACCACCCGGACCCATCCTCAAGAAACCGCAGATCAATAAACCAGTTCAATTTTGATTTCTGATCACGAGACACAGGTGGTCGTCTGGAAGGCATCAGGAGGTGTTCTGGACAGGATGTTTACTTCGTCTTTTTGAAAAGTGTTCCCCTTTCAGGGATCTTGCCTGTTGTGTCATCAAGACTTTCAGTTCAAATACCCTTCCTGCATGAGATCAGGGGCAGTAAAATCGCAGACTCTTTTTTGACAGATTTCACGTCTGGTCCATACGTGCAAACGTTTGCTCTACATCTGGCCCCGAAATGAGTTAAAGTGAAAATCAGTCCACATGGTTTGGTTTTTTGGTCACCTTGAACAGCCTTTCTGGCCCTCCACGGAAATCCACCCTGCTGCATTGCGGGTGTTCTCAGCCCTTTCAGTGCTCAGGCCTTCTTCGTTTCGATCCCACCGGATTCCAGGATGGTGTTTTGCAGGCACCTCCAGATCAACTGAAAGCAGGAAGTGAGTTATGACCAGAACACCAGGTAAAGCACCAGGCAAATATGCCACCATTCAGGATGTTGCTGCGCGCGCAGGGGTCTCACCGTCTACAGTTTCCTATGTGCTGAGCGGGAAACGCAGCATCAGTGAGAGCACCCGCCAGAAGGTGCTGCAGACCATCGAGGAGATGAACTACACCGCAAGCAGTCTGGGACAGCGCATGCGTCAGGGCAAAACCCAGAGCATTGGGGTGGCCAGTCCAGCCCTGAGGGCCAACGACTGGAGTCTCCCAGAGTTCTTCGGGTCCATTGCTGCGGCAGCAGGGGTGCATGATTACACAGCAGGGTTTTTTGTGGACCGCAGCCCCCAGCAGCTTGTGGAACTGGGCAAGAGCAGGTTTGTGGATGGGTTTCTTTTGATTGACACCACGGCAGAGGACCCCAGGGTGGAGGCCCTCAAGAAAAACCACATTCCCTTTGTGGTGATTGGTCGCGTGCAGGACAACACTGGCATCACATACGTGGATTTCGAGTTTGAAGAGTTGATGCAGGCTGCCTTCAAACATCTGGTGGAGCTCGGACACAAAAAGATCGCCTATCACCGCCTGCCTCCCCGCACAAAGCAGGACATCAACAACGGTTTTTACATTGAAGACAGCTACCGGCGGGCTTGCCAGGAGTTCAACATCGAGGTGGTCGAGCAGATCGTCCCAATGTACCGGGATGAGGCGTTCACAGCCACGCTGGATTTGCTGGACCGGCATCCTGATGTCACCGCCATCATTGCCCACAACCACATCGAGACCCTGCATGCCCTTCACGAGCGCCATGTGCGGGTGCCAGAAGAGGTTTCGGTCATTGGCATCACCACGGCAGTGGCTGCTGAGGGGTGCATTCCCCCTTTAACCAGTGTGGATGTGCCCATTTCCATCATGACCAAACTGGCGGTGGACCAGCTGATTCGCATCATTGGAGGGGAGGCCCCTCTGGACAATGTGATCATGCCTGCAAAGCTGATCCCCAGAAAAAGCACGTCGGCTCCGATGGAAAGCAAGCTCGGGAACGCCGAAGTCAAGGGTTTTTGAACTGCGTCTGACGCAGGGCGATCAGCATTCAGTCATCAGCTTTCAGCAAAAGATTCTTTGATGCTGTCGTGGCAGGCAAAGGAAGGGTCACGTTGTTCTGGAGAGCAAAGGACGTTTTCTAACTTCCTGGAGAACCACAGTTGTTTTTGTGCTGACCGCTGACGGCTGATGGCTGACAGCTTTCCCAGGCAACAATGCCCTTTGAAGCAACTTTGGACTCACGCTGGCACTGCTTACAGCCTCTTGACAATCGAATCGATTCGATATTACGATGGAACCAACCAAAAAACCGCAGGCAACACGCGAGGTGCGTCGAGCCAGGCCCTGATTTTGCTGCCCTGCTGGGCAAGGAGGCTTTCAACATCGAATCGATTCACCAAACCTGCTGGTCTGCAAGGTCCCCATACCCCTCTGCTTCCCGTGCTGTAAAGACCCCCTTTCTCCCTTCCACGAGGTCAAGATGAAGTTCACCGATGGAAACTGGCTGCTGCAGCCAGGGATCAAAGCCCATTACCCTGCCGAAGTCTTCGAGGCGGAAAACAAAGGGCAGGAGCTTGAACTGTACGCTCCCACCCGCCACATCCGTCACCGGGGGGACACCCTCGAAGGTCCTGTGCTGACCATCCGCCTGTCCTCTCCTATAGAAGACGTGATCCGGGTTCGCATCAGCCACTTTGAGGGGGTCAACAATCCAGGCCCTCACTTTCCCCTCTTTGCAGAGGACAGCGGTCCCACCATTGACCTGAACGGCCAGTTTGCCACCCTGACCGCAGGAAAACTGACCGCCCGGGTGAACCGCAAAAACTACGGAATTGAGTTTCTTGCCGATGGCAAAGTGGTGACCCGCAGCCCATCCCGGGGCACCGGATACATCAAGAGTGAAAAAGAGGGTGCTTTCGTTCATGAGCAGCTGACCCTGGGTGTGGGCGAACTGGTCTACGGCCTCGGTGAACGTTTCACCTCCTTCATCAAAAACGGCCAGACCGTGCAGATCTGGAACCGTGACGGGGGCACCGGAAGCGATCAGGCCTACAAAAACGTCCCGTTCTACCTGACCAACCACGGCTATGGTGTGTTTGTGAACCAGCCCGAGCAGGTGGACTTTGAGGTTGCCAGCGAGAAGGTTTCACGGGTGCAGTTCAGCGTTCCTAGTGAGAGCCTGGAATACTTCGTGATTTACGGCCCCAGCCCCAAAGAGATTCTGGAGAAATACACCCAGCTCACCGGCAAGCCTGCATTGCCTCCTGCATGGAGTTTCGGGCTGTGGCTCACCACCTCTTTCACCACCAGTTATGACGAGGGCACTGTCAACAGCTTCCTGGACGGCATGGCAGAGCGAGACCTGCCCCTGTCGGTGTTCCACTTTGACTGCTTCTGGATGCGGGCTTTCAGGTGGTGCGATTTCGAGTGGGACCCGGAAGTGTTCCCCGATCCCGAAGCCATGCTGCAACGCCTGCATGATCGGGGCCTGAAGGTCTGCGTGTGGATCAACCCCTACATTGCCCAGCGCTCTCCCCTCTTTGCTGAGGCCGCCAGCAAGGGTTATCTGCTGAAACGCAAAGATGGCAGCGTGTGGCAGTGGGACCTCTGGCAACCGGGCATGGGCATTGTGGATTTCACCAACCCAGAAGCCTGCCTGTGGTTTGCAGCCCACATGAAGCGCCTGACCCGCATGGGCGTGGACAGCTTCAAAACCGATTTCGGTGAGCGCATTCCCACCGAGGATGTCGCCTGGTTTGATGGCAGTGATCCCGAGAAGATGCACAACTTCTACCCCTACCTGTACAACAGGGTCGTTTTTGAGGCCCTGCAGGAGGAAACCGGAGAGGCGGCACTCTTCGCCCGGTCTGCAACTGCCGGATGCCAGCAGTTCCCGGTGCACTGGGGCGGCGACTGCGACTCGACCTTTGAAAGCATGGCCGAGAGCCTGCGTGGCGGCCTGTCCCTGACCCTTTCTGGCTTCGGATTCTGGAGCCATGACATTGGCGGATTTGAAGGCATGCCGCCGGCTGAACTGTACAAACGCTGGATTGCCTTTGGCCTGATGAGCTCCCACAGCCGTCTGCACGGGTCCACGAGTTACCGGGTGCCCTGGCTCTTTGATGATGAAGCGGTGGATGTGCTGCGCCACTTTTCCAGCCTGAAAAACCGCCTGATGCCCTACCTGTTCCAGGAGGCCGTGCACACCCACAAAACCGGCATCCCCATGATGCGGGCCATGATGCTGGAATTCCCTCAAGATCCAGCCTGCCACACACTCGACAGGCAGTACATGCTGGGCTCTTCCCTGCTGGTGGCTCCGGTCTTCAACCCTGACAGCGTTGCCGAATACTACGTCCCTGAAGGGATCTGGACGGATCTCTTCACCGGAAGAACAGTGCAGGGGGGTCGCTGGGTGCGTGAGCAGCATGACTTCATGAGCATGCCTCTGCTGGTGAAACCTGGAACCCTTCTGGCCTCTGGCAGCGTTGAAACCCGTGCCGACTATGACTTTGGCGATGAGGCTGTGCTCACCATCTACCAGCTTGATGATGGTCAATCTGCCAGTGCCACTGTGCCCACCCTGTCTGGTGAGGTGGACTACACCATCACCGTTACCCGTGAAGGGGACGCTTACCGGGTCAAGCACACTGGAAACGTGCGCCCCTACACCCTGAAGGTCGCTGGAAGCGATCAACCTGTAAGGGTCCTCACCACTGAAGCTGTTCCCGTCTGACCGATCAGGTGGGCTGGACTTTCCCAGCCCACCTTCTGTTGTTGCAGGTGGTTGGGTGTCTTCTGTCCCTCAAAAACCGAAATCGTTTTGCGACGGAAAGATGACAAAAATGAGTTCCAGAGGCGGTTGTGAGCGCGAACATACAGCATTGCCACAATTGACAATCGAACCGTTTCGATAGTATCCTTTGGACAGACTCAACAAACACAAAACGGCCAGAGATTTCACGCTGGGCCAGAAAAGTGGGCCAACCTGACTGCCCCTGGACAGCCCTTTCACCCCTGAACAAGGAGGCAGGAAAATGCAGATGGAACGCACCATCCCCGCCGAAAAGAAAGTCAAAAAAGGTCTCTGGCGCACCCTTGTTGATCAGAAGTACCTGCTCTTCATGAGCGTCCCCTTCGCCATTCTGGTCTTCATTTTCAGTTACATCCCCATCTGGGGCTGGACCATGGCCTTTCAAAAATACCGTCCGTCCAGGAGTTTCTTTGAACAGGAATGGGTGGGTTTTGACAACTTCGTCAAGATGTTTCAGGACCCCAACTTCTACCTGGCCCTGAAAAACACCCTGGGGATGAGCATTCTTGGGCTTCTGATCGGATTCACCATGCCCATCATTTTCGCCCTGATGCTCAACGAGCTCAGAAACGGAATGTTCAAACGCTTTGTGCAGACTGTTTCTTACCTCCCCCACTTCGTGAGCTGGGTGGTGGTGTCAGGTCTGGTGTACAAAATGCTCTCCACAGACGATGGTCCAGTCAACCAGCTGATTGCCATGTTCGGATACGAAAAAGTGCAGTTCATGGCCAAGAGCGAATACTTCTGGCTGATCGTGGTGCTCGCAGACCTCTGGAAAGAACTCGGCTGGAACACCATCATCTACCTGTCTGCCATCACGGCCATCGACCACAGCCTGTATGAAGCCGCCAAAGTCGATGGAGCAAACCGCTGGCAACTGATGCGGCACGTGACCCTGCCTGGAATTTCCAGCGTCATCATCATCCTGCTGGTGCTGTCCATCGGGCACCTGATCGCCATCGGGTATGAAAAACAGATGCTGCTTGGCAACCCCCTGGTCAGTGATGCCAGTCAGGTGCTGGACCTCTACGCCCTGAAATACGGCATCGGGCAGAACAACTTCTCCTTCGGAACTGCCATTGCCGTGGTCAACAGTGTGGTGGGTGTGTTGCTGCTCTTCACCGCCAACGGCTTCTTCAAGAAACGCACAGGAGAAAGCGTCATATGAGCCACTCCCCTTACCGAAACGGTTTCCAGAAACCTTCCATCTCTGACCGCATCATCGACATTGCCATTGTCATCGTGATGGTTCTTGTGGTGATCGTGACCCTCTACCCCTTTCTGAACGTGCTGGCCGTGAGCTTCAACTCCTCTTCGGACACCGTGAAGGGTGGCGTGACCATCTTCCCCAGGGAATTCACCCTGGACAACTACAAGACCATCTTTTCCTTTGGGACCATTCCACATGCCTTTTTCATCAGTGTGGCCCGCACCGTGCTCGGAACCATCTTGAGCCTCTTTGCCTGCTCCATGGTGGCTTACGTGCTCTCCCGCAAGGATTTTGTGTTCCGTCACTTCCTCTCCCGCTACCTCGCCATCACCATGTACATCTCTGGTGGTCTGGTGCCTTTCTTCATCCTGATCCGGGACCTGCAACTGATGAACACCTTCACGGTGTACATCCTGCCCGGCATCGTCAACGTTTTCTTCATCTTCATGATCCGTTCCTTCATTGACGGCCTGCCCTACGAACTTCAGGAATCTGCCAAGCTGGACGGAGCCAATGATTTCACCATCTTCTGGCGGGTGATCCTGCCGCTGTGCAAGCCTGTTCTTGCCACTGCAGCCCTCTTCATTGCGGTGGGCCAGTGGAACTCCTGGTTCGACACCTACCTGTTCAACGGCTCCAACCCAGACCTTTCAACCTTGCAATTCGAGCTGATGAAAATCCTGCAGTCCACCCAGACCGGACAGGATGCCGTGAACAGCAACGACATGGCGCGCAACATGCAACAGGTGAGCCCCGAATCCATCAAGATGGCCATCACCATGGTCACCACCCTGCCGATTCTGCTGGTGTACCCCTTCCTGCAACGCTACTTCGTCGCTGGCATGACACTGGGTGCCGTCAAAGGCTGAAGTCCAGGCTCCCTCCACCTGATCGTTTCACTCGCAAAGGTCCCCCCATTCAGGGGGGTTTTTCCAGAGGTTTAAATGTCAACGCGACTCCATTACACACAACCTGCAAGCTGCTGGAATGAAGCCCTCCCCATCGGCAATGGACGGCTGGGAGGAATGGTTCACGGTGGCATCCAGGCAGAACGCATTGACCTGAACGAATGCACCCTCTGGTCCGGTTTCCCCAGAGACGACATCAACTACGATGCCCGAAGGCACCTCAAAAAAGTTCGGGAATTGCTCGCCAGTGGAGAGCACTGGGAGGCCCAGCAGCACATTGAACGCCACATGCTGGGAAGGTCTCCAGAGGCGTATCAACCCCTTGGAGCCCTGCACATTCGTTCGAGCAGTGAAGCAGAAACAGCAGCCTACCAGAGGGTCCTTTCACTGGACACGGGCCTGCACACTGTGCAGTACCAGCTTGAAGGGACAATGGAACTTCGAGAGGCCTTTGTCAGTCACCCGGATCAGATCCTGGCTTTCCGATGGATGGCAGAAGAAGGGGATTTGCCAGACCTGCAACTCACCCTGGAAACCCCCCATCCTCATACCGTGCAGGCGGAAGGATCTTCCCTGCTTCTGAAGGGCCAGTTGCCGAGCCGGGTGGTGGACAATTATTTCCAGGACCATCCCGCACCTGTGCTGTACGAGAATGAACTGGGTTTGAGGTTTTGCTGCCTGATGCAGGTGCAGGCTGAAGGGGGAGCCGTTGTCCCCTCTGGCGAGGGTCTGATGATTCGGGGGGCCAGAAGTTTCACCCTGCTGCTCACAGCGGCATCCAACCATCAGGGCTGGAAAGTCATGCCTGATCCTGAAGATCCACGTCCTGAAGCAAAATGCAGAGGGATTCTGGAAAGGGCCGCTCAAAAAACCTGGGATGAACTGAAAGCACGTCATGTGCAGGACCACCAGAACCTGTCTGGTCGGGTCACCCTGGATTTGAAAACCGCCAAAAGCAGAAGTGAAATTCCCACCGACCAGCGTCTGGTGGAGTACAGATCAGGACAGCCTGATCCTGAACTGGAAGCCCTGTATTTTCAGTATGGACGTTACCTGCTGATCGCCAGTTCCCGGGAAGGGGGAGAACCTGCGAACCTGCAGGGCATCTGGAACCCTCATGTGACCCCGCCCTGGTGCAGCGACTACACCATCAACATCAACACCCAGATGAACTACTGGATGGCGGAAAGTTGCAACCTCAGTGCGTGTGCGCTGCCGCTCTTTGACTTGCTGGCCGACCTGTCTGAGGCTGGAAAGCGCACTGCACGCATTCACTATGGGGCCAGAGGCTGGGCGGCCCACCACAACACCGACCTCTGGCGCATGACCACCCCCACCAATGGAAACGCAACCTGGGCTTTCTGGCCGATGGGGGGCGCATGGCTTTCCCGTCACCTGTGGGAACACTTTCTGTTCACCCGTGATGAAGCCTTCCTGCGAAACCGTGCCCTGCATGTGATTGCCGGAGCCAGCCGTTTCCTGCTGGACTGGATGGTGGAACAACAGGATGGGATGCTGGGCACCTCGCCTTCCACCAGTCCAGAGAACCTGTTCCTGGATGAAGAAGGCAACCGTTGCGCGGTCAGCCAATCCACAGCCATGGATCTGGGCATCATCAGGGATGTCCTTTCCTTCACACTGCAGGCCTGCGAACTGCTGGACACAGAACCTGAACTTCAAACCGAGATCCGCCATGCCCTTCCTCGACTTGCCCCTTTCAGGGTGGGTTCAAGGGGTCAGGTGCTGGAATGGGACCAGGAGTTTAAAGAGGCAGAAAAAGGCCACCGTCACATGTCACACCTTTATGGCCTGCATCCTGCGGATCTCTTTGATGAGACCCTCAAAAATGCAGCCCGTGTGACCCTCTCAGAGCGCATGGCGCATGGCAGTGGTCACACCGGATGGAGTGCTGCCTGGACCGCGAACCTATACGCCAGACTGCAGGACAGCGAAAAAGCCTACGGCATGCTGCACAAACTGCTGACACATTCCACCCTCCCCAACCTGCTCGATGACCACCCTCCTTTCCAGATCGATGGCAATTTCGGAGGGGCTGCAGCCATCGCAGAAATGCTGCTGCAAAGTCACGGAGGGGTCATTCACCTGCTGCCTGCCCTCCCTGCCAACTGGCCGTCTGGCCAGGTCAGGGGCCTGAAAGCGCGTGGAGGTTTCACAGTCAGCCTGAGCTGGGAAAATGGAGCACTGACTTCTGCAGAAATCGAATCCAGCTTTCCGTGTACAGCACAGGTGCGTTACGGGCACACCATTCGGGACCTGAGCTGGAAGGCTGGAGAGCAAAAAAGTTTACAGTTCACCGTTTACAGTTGACTGTCTCACAAGCCTTTTCTGTGAACTGTCGCCTGTAAACTGTCCACTTCTTCAAAAGGAGAACCCACATGATTGACCTCGGCATGAAAAAAATCCCTTACGGCGGCGACTGGAACCCTGAACAGTGGGAGCGCGAAATCTGGGACCAGGACATCGAGATGTTCAAAGAGGCCGGGATTGACCTCCTGACCATCAATGTGTTTGCCT
Protein-coding regions in this window:
- a CDS encoding GGDEF domain-containing protein, giving the protein MILRMAIPATPAQPRLSPWMVVLLFEVIAALGALQFIYDSYTSWLWFAGMLLLGALSAVVYLQNKKAPLFWTSVIALGGMGLMLLVFMASTTGVFSPLLGAWVLLIGGSFALLGRKAAVWYTGLALGGVLTVLVLQQLKVLHFEFRHPPASIWLTEIVILLTAVILQRAMLLLFHRAEEAVKVASQQKEKSIRAFETSEARNRAILEALPDIVFRLSPEGMILDVSIGEQANWPSRPEALLRKRIHEMLTSKSIDQTMQAISWARSGYGMQTYEMEFRHPAHGLRTFESRVVSLNEDSVIMFLRDVTVRMQSEKDLRESHERFEIVSRVTSDVMWEWNLQTDTLWWNDNFSVVFGHREAPAHVDHWENLVHPEDREEVRRSLRFAIAGSGPIWSQQYRMRKADGSYADVYDRGVVLRDPQGNPARMIGATMDISEQKRVEQERTERLYRMEILDRVSRELADVGLVPDAALGAITRNLVRLIGDMCMVVQLSEKPGFTHLAAVYHEDPRVREQVQFLMGDRLLSVNTGLSGEVFRSGEAVVLNNMVASQNRYRFKQELAPFFDTHEVYAAMSVPMRVHGRVTGAITLMRLEQDRPYTTEDQTLLQNLADRAGLTLSNARLYAENALQAEQLREANAVLEQRILERTRELAEANEMLTRLATQDGLTGLSNRRHFDELFALEIRRARRSNQYLTLILCDIDFFKLYNDNYGHPEGDQCLRQVGAMLKAMFRRAGDVVARYGGEEFAMVLPNTGPEQAELLVQRMQNELHLLNLPHAFSKVASHVTLSIGVISAIVQDHDDVTPHSLIKKADEALYESKHAGRNRATFRTLQEELS
- the yicI gene encoding alpha-xylosidase, which encodes MKFTDGNWLLQPGIKAHYPAEVFEAENKGQELELYAPTRHIRHRGDTLEGPVLTIRLSSPIEDVIRVRISHFEGVNNPGPHFPLFAEDSGPTIDLNGQFATLTAGKLTARVNRKNYGIEFLADGKVVTRSPSRGTGYIKSEKEGAFVHEQLTLGVGELVYGLGERFTSFIKNGQTVQIWNRDGGTGSDQAYKNVPFYLTNHGYGVFVNQPEQVDFEVASEKVSRVQFSVPSESLEYFVIYGPSPKEILEKYTQLTGKPALPPAWSFGLWLTTSFTTSYDEGTVNSFLDGMAERDLPLSVFHFDCFWMRAFRWCDFEWDPEVFPDPEAMLQRLHDRGLKVCVWINPYIAQRSPLFAEAASKGYLLKRKDGSVWQWDLWQPGMGIVDFTNPEACLWFAAHMKRLTRMGVDSFKTDFGERIPTEDVAWFDGSDPEKMHNFYPYLYNRVVFEALQEETGEAALFARSATAGCQQFPVHWGGDCDSTFESMAESLRGGLSLTLSGFGFWSHDIGGFEGMPPAELYKRWIAFGLMSSHSRLHGSTSYRVPWLFDDEAVDVLRHFSSLKNRLMPYLFQEAVHTHKTGIPMMRAMMLEFPQDPACHTLDRQYMLGSSLLVAPVFNPDSVAEYYVPEGIWTDLFTGRTVQGGRWVREQHDFMSMPLLVKPGTLLASGSVETRADYDFGDEAVLTIYQLDDGQSASATVPTLSGEVDYTITVTREGDAYRVKHTGNVRPYTLKVAGSDQPVRVLTTEAVPV
- a CDS encoding ABC transporter permease, whose product is MERTIPAEKKVKKGLWRTLVDQKYLLFMSVPFAILVFIFSYIPIWGWTMAFQKYRPSRSFFEQEWVGFDNFVKMFQDPNFYLALKNTLGMSILGLLIGFTMPIIFALMLNELRNGMFKRFVQTVSYLPHFVSWVVVSGLVYKMLSTDDGPVNQLIAMFGYEKVQFMAKSEYFWLIVVLADLWKELGWNTIIYLSAITAIDHSLYEAAKVDGANRWQLMRHVTLPGISSVIIILLVLSIGHLIAIGYEKQMLLGNPLVSDASQVLDLYALKYGIGQNNFSFGTAIAVVNSVVGVLLLFTANGFFKKRTGESVI
- a CDS encoding carbohydrate ABC transporter permease; this translates as MSHSPYRNGFQKPSISDRIIDIAIVIVMVLVVIVTLYPFLNVLAVSFNSSSDTVKGGVTIFPREFTLDNYKTIFSFGTIPHAFFISVARTVLGTILSLFACSMVAYVLSRKDFVFRHFLSRYLAITMYISGGLVPFFILIRDLQLMNTFTVYILPGIVNVFFIFMIRSFIDGLPYELQESAKLDGANDFTIFWRVILPLCKPVLATAALFIAVGQWNSWFDTYLFNGSNPDLSTLQFELMKILQSTQTGQDAVNSNDMARNMQQVSPESIKMAITMVTTLPILLVYPFLQRYFVAGMTLGAVKG
- a CDS encoding LacI family DNA-binding transcriptional regulator gives rise to the protein MTRTPGKAPGKYATIQDVAARAGVSPSTVSYVLSGKRSISESTRQKVLQTIEEMNYTASSLGQRMRQGKTQSIGVASPALRANDWSLPEFFGSIAAAAGVHDYTAGFFVDRSPQQLVELGKSRFVDGFLLIDTTAEDPRVEALKKNHIPFVVIGRVQDNTGITYVDFEFEELMQAAFKHLVELGHKKIAYHRLPPRTKQDINNGFYIEDSYRRACQEFNIEVVEQIVPMYRDEAFTATLDLLDRHPDVTAIIAHNHIETLHALHERHVRVPEEVSVIGITTAVAAEGCIPPLTSVDVPISIMTKLAVDQLIRIIGGEAPLDNVIMPAKLIPRKSTSAPMESKLGNAEVKGF